GCCTCATTAATTTAGGCGCTATTTCACAGATTTTTTTATCTGTGATTTTTTTAGAATCTTTTACGCCTAAATTAAGCACTTGTTTTTCTAAATTAGTAGGTACATAAGCGGCACAAGCTACTAATGGAGTAAAATAATCTCCAACTCCAGTTTCATCAACTCCGATAACTTCTCGGTTGACTAAATCAATTTTATTCATATCATCTATAAAACGCATTATTCTTCCTCAACTGCTTGAATTTTTCTTTTTCTTGCATTTGATTTTTCAATTTCAGCTTTAGGATTGTCTAAGAATTTGTGAATGTAGTCTCCGACTCCACCTTCTTTGTTTGTTTTTGAAACTTTAATTGATGCATATTTCTTAACATCTTTTGTAGCGTTAGCCATAGCTACTGAAACGTTAGCAATTTTAAACATAGGCACATCATTAAATCCATCACCTAAAGCAATAGTGTTTTCAATTTTAACATCGTAGTAACGGATCAGTAAGCTAAGAGCTTTACCTTTGTTAGCTTGTGTGTTTGTAATATCAAATACTGGTGTAAGTCCTTCACCTTTTGATCAGTATGAGAATTCAGCTAAATCTCCGTAACGTGCTTTTAAGTATCTTCTTAAGTATTCAACATCAGTTGTTGGCTTAACGTCAAATATTACTCCTGTAGGCATTAAAGGTAATTTGTGGTAGTCTAATCCAACACGAAGTTTTGAACTTGATTTAAATCCGAATACTTTTTCAAGTTCTTCATCTCTATGTTGTAATTGAACCCAGTCAGGTCCTTCAATAGCAATATTAGTAACCTCTTTTTGTACATGAGGGTCACCTAAAATATATAAAGCTTCATTAAGGTTTAAATATTTAATGTAAGGAATAAATTCTTGATTATATGGGTGGTGAATGTGAGCTCCGTTGAAGTTAGAAACGATTGTATCAAGACCTAAAGTGTCATAAATGAATTTAGTACTTCTTCATGGTCTACCTGTTAAAATACATACAACGTGTCCTTCTTCTGTAGCTCTTTTAATTGCTGAAACAGTTCTATCGTGGATAGCTCCTGTTGCACTAGATTGTAATGTTGTACCATCTAAGTCGATAGCAAACAAGTATCTTTCTTTTTGTTCTGTCATATTGAGTCCTTTCAATAAGAATTATTTAGTTTTGAATATTGTAATATGGTAATATTCCATAATTGTTTATATATTATAAACATTTTCATAAAAAATGAAATAATCTTATTGCTGTTCCACATTTTGTTCCATATTTTAAACTAGGACACTTTATTTAGACTGTAAAAGTTATGATAAAAGAGCAAATTGTTTTGAATAAATCATTAATGGAAAGATTATTCAATTGTATTCTCACTATAGAAAGAAATAAATTTCCTTATGAAAAATTCATAAATTTATTTGAAATAGCCACAAATATTCAACTACCAAAAAATCAATTAATGGAAATTATTGAATTTATAAAACATTATAATTTACATAATATGAATAAAGAAGTAGTTTACAAATTATCAAAAGATAAACGTGGAAGAAAAAGAAAAAATACAAAAGTTAATTGAAACAAGATTTCAAAAGACGATATGGTTACAATACTAGAAATTTGACAAAAATATGGAGAAATTGTCAAAGATATTCCTGAAGAAGATTTGAACAAAATCAAAAATATTAAATCAAGTAAAGCTGAAATAGCTAAATCTTTTAACATGTCTAGAAGCACTTTATTTAATTTATTAAGCCAAAAAACTTCTAAAAATTCAGATAAAGAAATTGAATATGAAAATGAAATTAAAGAAGTGTTTTACAAGCACAAAAGAAATTTTGGAAGAGCTAGAATTTCTGCTGTATTAGAAAAAGAATACGGTATTAAGATTTCTTCTAGAACAATAGGAAGAAGAATGAAACAAATAGGCCTTAAATGTAGAGTTAGACAAAAACAAAAAGAAAGAGAAATTAAAAATACTTCTGCACAATGTGACAACATAGTTAAAAGAGATTATAACGATAAAGAAAATAGAAATATTGTAGCAACAGATGTTACATACCTAAAAGTTCCTTACGATTTAAAATATGTATTAAATCACTTATTTTTATCAGTCGCAATAAATCATAAAACAAAAAGAGTGTTAAATTATAATGTCTCAACCAGAAATGATACTGAACTTGTTATTTCGCATATAAAAGAATTAGAATTTGATTCACCATGAATAATTCACTCAAATCACGGTTATCAATACACTTCAAAAGAGTATATTGAATTAATTAATTCTAAAAACGGGACTATATCGATGAGTAGAGTAGGCAATTCTCTAGACAATAGAGAAGCAGAATATTTCTTCTCGATTTTAAAATCTGAATGTTTAAATTTTGTTAATTACAACACAACTTCATATGATGAATTATTAGTAATTATCAAAGATTTTATTGAATATTATAATTCGGAAAGAATTCAATCTAATTTAGGATGATTAACTCCTAATCAATTTTATGCTTTAAATTCTTAATCAAAAAAATAGACAATTTATAAGGAGGGGAGTCCAAATAAGTTGTCCATGTATAATTTCCATTTTTCATTAATTTTAAGGCAATTTAGTCTAAATTTGCTACTAAAAATGCTCTAAAGTACTAAATTAAGTAAATAAGATACTTCTTTATAGTGTAATAAATTCATTTAGCACTACAATAAGCTATAAAAAAATTCTCAATAGCTTATTAATCTTAAATTTTTAATATAAAATATAAGAAATTAAAACTAGGGGTTACAATGATTAAATACAAAAGAATACTGATAAAGCTTTCTGGTGAAGGTTTTGCAAATAAAGAAAAACATTTAGCTATTGATTATGATTTAGTATCAAACATAGCTCACCAACTTAAAGAAGTTGTTAAACAAGGCGTGGAAGTTTCAATCGTTATTGGAGGTGGTAACTTCTGACGTGGAGCTTCAGCTGAAAAAAATGGTATTAACCGTAATAGAGCAGATTACATTGGGATGCTTGCTACAATTATGAATGGGCTTGCATTATGTAGTGGATTTGAACATGTAGGACTTAAAGCAAGAGTTCAAAGTTCACTTAACATTGACCAAAGAGTTGCTGAAAACTATGTAAACGAAAAAACACTAAGATACTTAGAACAAGGTGAAGTAGTTATTTTTGTTGGTGGAACTGGTAGACCATTTTTCACAACAGATACAGCAGCAACTTTATATGCTTCAGAAATCGGAGCAGAAGTAATTTTAATGGGTAAAAATGGAACTGATGGAGTTTATGATTCAGATCCTAAGAAAAACCCAGAAGCAAAAAGATATGACCATATTACATATGATGAAATCCTTGAAAAGAAATTACAAGTTATGGATTTAACAGCAACAAGTATGGCGAGAGACAACAATATCAATTTAATTGTTTTTAACTTATTAGAAGAAAACTCACTTCTTAGAGCTTTAGAAGGAACAATTACTCATACGGAGGTAACTAAATAATGGAATTAGAAATGTACTTAATGGATCTTGAAGAAAGATGTGATAAAGCAGTATCTCACTACCGTTTTGAATTATCTAAAATTTCTACAGGAAGAGCTAATCCACAAATTATTAAGGGAGTTAGAGTTAATTACTATGACACTTTAACACCACTTGAAGAATTAGCAAACATCAGTGTTCCTGAACCTCAACAATTACTTATCAAACCATATGATGTAACTTCAATTAGAGAAATCAATAAAGCACTTGAAAAAGCTAATTTAGGTATCTTACCTGTTGATGAAGGGAGTCAAATTAGACTTACATTCCCACCTCTTACAACTGAAAGACGTAAAGAGATGACTAAGTCACTTGCAAAACTTACAGAAGCTGCTAAAGTTGGCGTAAGAAATGCTCGTCAAGATGTTAATAAAGCAATCAAAAATGACGAAGAATTATCAGAAGATGTTCAAAAAAGCTATTTAGATGCTGTACAAAAAGAAGTTGATAAAGAAATTGCTAAGATTGATGCAATTACTAAAGATAAACAAGAAGAATTAATGAATAAATAATATTGCTATTAGATGTGTGTACTCACATATTGCATAATTATTAATGTTTTTATAAATAAAATATGTTAATAATAATTAGAGGCAAAATGGACAAGGAAAACAAATTACTTAAAAAGCATAAATATTGGATTATTTTATGAACAACAATATTAAGCGTGTTAACATTTGGAGCTATAATTGCTTTTTTAGTTTTATCTATAGTTTATTTACAAAAAATATATTTAATAGTAATTGCTGTAGTTTTATTATTTCTTAGCATATTTGCTGTTTATCATGCAATTCGTGAAATAACATGAGGATTTCAATTTTTCTACAAAGATTGCAGAAAAATTGAAAATTATCCTTTTTCTATTGAAACAAATAAAAGATGAAAAAAATTCTTCAAACACTTTTATGTCAATAGATGAGATTGGATGAAAAAATAAAATTCTAATTATAAAGCTGTTAACCCACTATTACGGTAGGTTGCAGCTTTTTGATTTACTTTTAGTAAAACGGAATAAAAAAATCTACTTTTCAGTAGATTAAAATGAACTCAATTACATACCTTTTGATAAATCACTATTCAAACAACTAGTATGTATGTCTTTATCTGAATTGTATTCATTTATCCAAGTGCATTTTCCCTAAGCAAGTACAATAGACTTATCTTAATGCTTCCATAAGGGCTTCTTCATTAAGATTTTACATCCGTACTCGTTCAATAGTAATCAACAATAATTACACAAATATTGTAGCATTCATAGAAGTTTAGACAAGAGAAATTTTATACAAAAAATAAGGCAGTGCCTTATCCTAATTGTTTTTCGTATTTAAGCAAGTTTTTAATTGCTTTATTTAAAGTATCATAAGCGGCTGAACGTGTTGTTGCAAGTATTTCAGCGACTTCAGCATATGATAAATCTTGTTCATAATATAACTGAAAAACTTGTTGTTGATTGTGAGTAAGCAATTTCCCATACTTATCAAATAATTCAGTATATTTTTCAATATTTTCGATTGATTTATTATTCATTGATTAAATCCTTAGTCATTTGGTAAATGAATAATTCAAGATCAAATTCTTGCAAGTCATCAAGTTGCTCACCTAACCCAACATATTTAACATCAATATCATATTCGTCCTTGATTGAAAGCACTATTCCACCTTTAGATGTACCATCCATCTTGGTTAAAATAATACCTGTTAAATTAGCTATTTCCTTAAAGTTTTTAGCTTGTGAAAGTCCATTTTGACCTGTAGTTGCATCTAGTACAAGAAGTGATTCATGTGGTGCAGAAGGTTCGAATTTTTGAATTACTCCAATCATTTTTTCAAGTTCCTTCATAAGGTTAACCTTATTTTGTAATCTACCAGCTGTATCGATAATTAAAAGGTCATATTTTTCATTTACTGCCTTATCCATAGCTTTATAAACAACTGAAGATGGATCAGCACCTTCTTTATCTGGTTTAATAATAGCAGCTCCAATTCTATCGGCTCAAACACCAAGTTGATTTACAGCTCCTGCTCTAAAAGTATCAGCAGCAGCAATTAAAACTTTTTTGCCTTCTTTAATGTATTTATTAGCTATTTTAGCGATTGAAGTAGTTTTTCCTGAACCATTAACTCCAACAAAAATAAAGACATTTAATCTACCGTCTTCAAAGTTTAAATTAGTATTAACAATTGAGTTATTAGCATAAATTGAAAACATAATATCAGCAACTAATTCACCAATTAATTTTGGATCATCAATGTTATTTGTTCTAACTTCTTGTTTAATTTTTTCAACCATAACATCAACAAGTGAAGCATTAATATCTGACATAATAAGTAATTCTTCAAATTCATCAAAAAAATCTTCATCAAGTTGTACATGACGGTTTTGAATTTCAAGCAGTTTCTTTCCAAATGATGAAGCAGAATTAAGTCCAGATTCATACTTTTTAAATTTTTCTGAATTTAAAATTTCTTTCTTTTCTTTTTCATCAAGTTCTTTATTAATTGTTTCTACATCTTTTTTTCTTGTAAAAACTTTTTCTTTTAATTTACTAAAAAATCCCATATAAGTATTTTACTCAATAAACTTAAAAAGAGTTAGAAAAAAATATTTATCCAAGCAAGATTTTTTCAGCAAAATTTAATTGATTTTTAGCTCTGAAAAACAAAATGTGGAAACTTTCCACATTGCTATTTTGCTTTATTTTAAAATGCTAAAAATTTCAAAATCTTTCAAAGAAACCTTTTGAATGTGTTGATTAAGATATTTGATGCTTTTTTAATAAAGTTTAATAAAACTAATTAAAGAAATTTTTACTTTTTAGCAAACATTTTTTAGTTTTAAAAATACAAAATTACTATATAATATAAACATATCTGCCCGAGTGGTGAAATTGGTAGACACGCTAGACTAAGGATCTAGTGGAGCGATCCATGCAGGTTCGAGTCCTGTCTCGGGCACCATATGACATGCTAAGCATGTCTTTTTTATTACTTATTTTTAGGGGTAAAATAAAATCACCTTGTGGTGATTTATTATATTAATCCGTTTGCTTCTAGTGCTGATTGAATTGCTTTAGCAGCTTCTGTTTCATCTTCACCAGAAACTTTAACTGTAATTTCAGCTCCATGTTTAACACCTAAGGCCATAATGTTCATAATAGATTTTAAGTTTGCTTCTCTACCATTGTAAATTAATTTTGAGTCTGATTTAAATTTTGTAGCAGTTGATACTATTAATGTTGCTGGTCTAGCGTGTAATCCAATTGGATCAACAATCTTACATGAAAATTCTTTCATAGATTTTCCTCCTAGGCATTATATTGTTTTTTATAATTCTATTTATTGAAATACTCTATTATTATATCAGTGGTTTTATGATATCGTACAGAAATTTTTCAATTAGATTGAGTTTTTTGTGAATTTGTGGAAGATTTTCCACATTTTCAGACTGATTTTCATAATTTTGGAAAATTTCTGATAGTTTATCAACAGCTGGACCAGTAAAAACATCCATTGTTTCATATTGAGAAAACATACTGCGAGAATCTCAATTGTTTGTTCCAACCCATCCATGCTTATTATCGATTAATCCGGCCTTAGTATGAATGAAGTGGTCTTGATAAATTTTAACTTCCAATCCATATTCCATTAGTTTACTTAATTGATATAAGCCGATTTTATAAACTAATTTTTTATCAGGTAGTCCAGGGAAAAAGATTGTAACTTTTACCCCGCTTTTTAATGCAAGTATAATTTGTTTTTCTAGCGCACGAGTAATTGAAAAGTATGGAGTAGCTATTTGAATGCTTTCTTTTGCATTTGGAATCATTTTAAGGAAGAATAATTCAGCTTCTGAATAATCATATGAAGGTGAATCAGTCACTAGTAAGGCTGAATTATTATAAGTCATATCAGGTTTTGGAATATAAAGTGAAGGAAGTATCTCGATATCCTTACGAGCGATAATTTTTCAAAACTTAATAAAATGAATAATATATGAATTAATGTATGGTCCTGAAATACGGTAGTTTAAATCAATTCAGTGACCATATTTTTTAGACATTGAAGCATATTCATCTGAAATATTATTTCCACCTGAAAACACCACATCATTATCAATAATAATAAATTTTTGGTGGTTACGTGAAAAGCTAGCTGCATTAATAAAAGGATAATAAATTTTTCCAATTAATTTGATTTCAATGTTTGGATGTTTATTCAGTTTTTTAAGATTTCTTTTTTGCGAAGGCATTGCACCAAAATCATCAATTAATCATTTGATTTTAACACCTGCATCAGCTTTCTTTTGCAAGATGTCTAAGAATTCTTGAGTAATTTCAGCTTTCTTAATAATGTAAGTAACTATATAAATGTTTTTAGTAGCATTTTTTAGGGCATTAAATAAATCATCATAGAAGCGGTAGCCTTCTGAAAAGAATTCAAAATTAGCTGGTAAAATCAAGTTTTGATTAATGTTTTCCATGTGTTTTAAATTGTGATTTACATCACTACTTGGTAGATTTAAATAGTTTTGGTAAGTTTTAATATTATACTGAGGTAACTTATTGATTTTTATTTCATATTTATTTCTGAATATTAAACCATATCCAATAAAGGCTGCATGTCCAATGAATGGAAGTAGTAATACTAAATAAATTCAACTGAATTTAGATTCATGTTCCCGACTTTGATGGTAAATAATAAAAACAAAAATAACGTTTAAGATATAAAGTAAAAGTAAAAATAAGTATGCAAACAATTTGTTTACATTGAGAAATAACATTACAATCCCTGCAATAATCCCGCAAAGAATTAAAAGCTGGATAATAAAGATTAAAATATTTTTTAAATTAAGCTTCTTTTTATTCATATTTAAATTTTATCTAAATAAAAATAACGCATTAGCGTTATTTTATTTTTCTTGAAAGTTTTTTCCGTCACGGATTTTTCCATTACGACCGTGGATAAGAATTCTACCTTCATTGTTTTTTGCAAGTTGTTTTGCATATTCGATAGCTTCTTTTTGAGTATCAAATGTTTTGATAGCTTTTGTTCCACCTTGTCTAATAACTTTTCATCCATCTGGGTGTTGAGATACGTGTCAAACAGCATCTAATTCTTTAACTTCTTTTTCTTCGTTTAAAATTTTATCAGCCATATTTTATTCATCCAATTCATCAATTCTTGCTTGGTGACGTCCACCTTCGTATTGTGTTGCTAAGTATTCATCAACCATAGCTTTAGCTTGATCTAATGAAACTTGACGTCCACCGAATACTAATACATTAGCATTATTGTGTTGTTTTGCTAAATGTGCATCTTCAACTGAAGTAACTCTAGCAGCTCTAATGTGTTTGTGTCTGTTTAAAGCGTATGAAATTCCTAAACCTGTTCCACAAACTCCGATACCAAATGTTGGTTTAGCTTCATCTACATAGTTAGCAAGTTCTTTTCCCATTAAAGCATAAGAAACAGAAACAGCATCTGTAGAAGGCCCTAAGTCAACAACATCAAAACCTTTAGTTTTTAAGTATTGTGCTAATTCATCTTTAAGTTTGAAACCTGCATGGTCACTTGCAAGTGCAACTACTTTTTTGTTATCCATAAGTAAAACTCCTTTCTCTTTCTTATATTAATTATATAAGAAAATGGGGGTTTTGTTCATTTTCTGTTCAACTTGCAAAAAATCCATTTATATAATATGAAGAGAAAACAATTTGATATTAGAGATTGCTCATTATATGTGCTTAAATGATTTTATGATAAGTATCATATTAATGCAGTTGATATAAATGAATTAAAGCTAAATGCTAAATATAGTGAAAACGGAATTGCTATTCCAGATTTTGAGTTTTTATGCTTAAATTATGGGATACAAATAGAAGTTTTCAATTGTCAACCTCAAGAACTTTATCAACTTGATAAGGATATTTTTCCAATTGGCTGCATTATTAAAAATAACGAAAACACCCATATGGTAGTAATAAAGAAAATAACTAATAATGCTGTAATTATTTATGATCCAGCTAGAGGAAATTTAAAATATTCTAAAAAAGAATTTGATGAAGTCTTTTTAAGTTTACTAATTAAATTTAGTAAAAAGGAAACAAATGTATTTGCAAACAAAACTAAAGCAAGTAATGGATTAATGCATTTTGATAAATTCAGTTTGTTTTACTTCATAGTTCTTATTTGTGAAACATTAATTTTATTTTCAATACCTTATTTTAATAAGATTATTTTAGAAAAAGTTATTCCTAATAAATTAAATATTCACTTGTTGTATTTAGGTGTAATTTTTGTCTTCTTAATTCTGCTAAATTTCACCTTAAAAAGCTTAAGCGAGAAAATTATTTCAACTATTTTCATTAGGCGGAAGGAAAATATCTTATTTAACTTCCTGAAAGATTTAAAAATAAAAAATCAAAAACGGATTAATAAATTAAATGTGCTAGAGATGAAAAATCGGATTAATGCTTTTGATAATATTATTAATTTTGAAATCACCTTTTTACCAGAAATACTTTCAATGTTAATAACTTTCTTGTTGTCTTTTATTCTCCTTTGAAAAATTAATCTTTACTTAATGATTATTGTTTTAGTTTACTCAGCTATTACATTAATTGTTTCATTTATTAACAAAAGTATTTATGATAAAAAGCTCCCAATTTTAATGCAAAAAGGTTTAGTTACAGATAATTCATTTGAAAACTTTTTTTGAAATGCAAATAACTTTACCAACATTTATTTAGAAGAAAAATTAATTAAGGATTTAATTCATAATTATGAAGACATCCATAATGAAATTTTGAACTTTAAAAGCAAAAATATTGTGATTTCCTCTTTTGCACAAACGCTGGATATTATTGCTCCTTTATGTGTGCTAATTGTTGGTTCATATCAAGTTTGAAATAATTCTTTAAGCACCATTAATTTAATTTTCTTCCTTACTGGAGCTTCGCTTTTCACTAAACCAATAAAAAATATTATTCCGTTGCTTAGTTCACTACATGAATATCAAAAATCAAAAACGTTACTTAAAATTTTTAATTTAGATAGTGAAGAAATACTTTGAAGCCAACAAATAAGCTGCAAAATTCAAAACATTAAAATAAATACTCTTTCTTATTCATATACTGCGTCCAAATTAAATAAAGCGTTGAATGTTCCTAGAATTACAATTGCAAACAAAGTACACTTAACTGGAAGTAATGGTTGCGGTAAAAGCACGCTAGGAGGTATACTTGCAGGATATTTACAAGCTGATAGTGGAGAAATCTTAATTAATGATAAAAAAATTGATCCATTTTTAGATAAAACCTATAAACAAAAAGTTGCTTATATTGGAAAAAGTAATCAATTAAATATTAGTGTGTTAGATTTCTTATGCATTAGTAATATTGAACAATTTTATGATTTTATCAATACGCTAGAGTTAAATGAATGCTTAAAGCATCTAAATATTTCACTAAGCAGCAATTTATTTTTAAGTAACTTATCATCAGGTCAAAGACAATTTATTTCTCTGTTAAGTTTATTTTTAGTTGAATACGATGTGATTATTTTAGATGAAGCATTTGAAAACTTAGATTTATATACTTTTAATATTCTAAAAAACAAACTGCAAATGGTATTAAAAAATTCAATTGTGGTTGAAATTAGTCACAACAATAAATATGTATTTGAAAAAAGCGAGGTAATTAATCTTGAAACAATATCTGCGTAATTATTGAATTGAAATGTTTGCTTTATTTATGCTTATTTTTGTGTTTGGAATCATTTTATATTTATTTGCTTCAGTTAAGCTAGAGAACTATAAGCAAGGGGTATTAAAATATGAAGGAGATTATATTTTTATTAAAAATATTAAGCCCGAAGAACTCAAAACTACTAATCTAAATATTAACTTTACTCATGAAGGCTTAATTCACAGTTATCAAGTACATATTAGTGGACAAGAGGGTAATTCTCCTTATATAGAAAGTGAAGCTTTGAAGTATTTTTTGGAGCGTCATAACATTTTAGAACTACCTATAAGTGTTAAAACTGCTGATATAACATTATTTGATTATATTTTCAGTGTTTAAAATAAAATAATATAATTATTTTATGTTTAATATATCAGTACCATTTAAAAACGCTAAAGATATTATTAGTGTTAAAACAAGAATTAAAAAAGCAATTATTTATAAAGAGGAAATGGAACAAATTGTTTCTAATATGAAAAAGTATTTCGGGATTAATAAACCTGTATTACTTGATGTAGAAATTGTTTCACCTAAAAAGATCAGAGAACTTAACTACGAATACCGTGATAAAGATTATGTTACAGACATTTTATCTTTCGATTTTGGTGATGTAGATTTCGAAGATGAATTACCATTTATCCATGTAGGTGAATTAGTAATTTGCTGAGAAAAAGTTGAACAACAAGCAGCAGAATTTGGACATTCAGTTCGTAGAGAGTTTTGCTACTTATTTACACATGGATTAGTTCACTTAATGGGATATGACCACGAAGAAGAAGATGAACGTAAAGAAATGAACGCAATCGTTGATAAGATTTTTGATCCTTTAAAAATTACACGTGAAAGTGAATAAAAATAAATTCTAAGGAGTACAATTATAAAAAAGAGCATCTCGGTTAAAGGCGAGTAAAGTAAGGATAATATGCTCATTTAATACTTTAAATAAATAATTTAGGAGAAAATTATGACTTTTGAAAAATTAAGAGACTTATTAAAATACTCATATGCACCATACTCAAAATTTCCAGTAGCTGCAATTTTAATTGATAAAGACGGAAAAGAATTCTAC
The DNA window shown above is from Mycoplasma seminis and carries:
- a CDS encoding Cof-type HAD-IIB family hydrolase; translation: MTEQKERYLFAIDLDGTTLQSSATGAIHDRTVSAIKRATEEGHVVCILTGRPWRSTKFIYDTLGLDTIVSNFNGAHIHHPYNQEFIPYIKYLNLNEALYILGDPHVQKEVTNIAIEGPDWVQLQHRDEELEKVFGFKSSSKLRVGLDYHKLPLMPTGVIFDVKPTTDVEYLRRYLKARYGDLAEFSYWSKGEGLTPVFDITNTQANKGKALSLLIRYYDVKIENTIALGDGFNDVPMFKIANVSVAMANATKDVKKYASIKVSKTNKEGGVGDYIHKFLDNPKAEIEKSNARKRKIQAVEEE
- a CDS encoding IS3 family transposase, which codes for MIKEQIVLNKSLMERLFNCILTIERNKFPYEKFINLFEIATNIQLPKNQLMEIIEFIKHYNLHNMNKEVVYKLSKDKRGRKRKNTKVNWNKISKDDMVTILEIWQKYGEIVKDIPEEDLNKIKNIKSSKAEIAKSFNMSRSTLFNLLSQKTSKNSDKEIEYENEIKEVFYKHKRNFGRARISAVLEKEYGIKISSRTIGRRMKQIGLKCRVRQKQKEREIKNTSAQCDNIVKRDYNDKENRNIVATDVTYLKVPYDLKYVLNHLFLSVAINHKTKRVLNYNVSTRNDTELVISHIKELEFDSPWIIHSNHGYQYTSKEYIELINSKNGTISMSRVGNSLDNREAEYFFSILKSECLNFVNYNTTSYDELLVIIKDFIEYYNSERIQSNLGWLTPNQFYALNS
- the pyrH gene encoding UMP kinase, giving the protein MIKYKRILIKLSGEGFANKEKHLAIDYDLVSNIAHQLKEVVKQGVEVSIVIGGGNFWRGASAEKNGINRNRADYIGMLATIMNGLALCSGFEHVGLKARVQSSLNIDQRVAENYVNEKTLRYLEQGEVVIFVGGTGRPFFTTDTAATLYASEIGAEVILMGKNGTDGVYDSDPKKNPEAKRYDHITYDEILEKKLQVMDLTATSMARDNNINLIVFNLLEENSLLRALEGTITHTEVTK
- the frr gene encoding ribosome recycling factor, producing MELEMYLMDLEERCDKAVSHYRFELSKISTGRANPQIIKGVRVNYYDTLTPLEELANISVPEPQQLLIKPYDVTSIREINKALEKANLGILPVDEGSQIRLTFPPLTTERRKEMTKSLAKLTEAAKVGVRNARQDVNKAIKNDEELSEDVQKSYLDAVQKEVDKEIAKIDAITKDKQEELMNK
- a CDS encoding sigma factor-like helix-turn-helix DNA-binding protein, producing MNNKSIENIEKYTELFDKYGKLLTHNQQQVFQLYYEQDLSYAEVAEILATTRSAAYDTLNKAIKNLLKYEKQLG
- the ftsY gene encoding signal recognition particle-docking protein FtsY; this encodes MGFFSKLKEKVFTRKKDVETINKELDEKEKKEILNSEKFKKYESGLNSASSFGKKLLEIQNRHVQLDEDFFDEFEELLIMSDINASLVDVMVEKIKQEVRTNNIDDPKLIGELVADIMFSIYANNSIVNTNLNFEDGRLNVFIFVGVNGSGKTTSIAKIANKYIKEGKKVLIAAADTFRAGAVNQLGVWADRIGAAIIKPDKEGADPSSVVYKAMDKAVNEKYDLLIIDTAGRLQNKVNLMKELEKMIGVIQKFEPSAPHESLLVLDATTGQNGLSQAKNFKEIANLTGIILTKMDGTSKGGIVLSIKDEYDIDVKYVGLGEQLDDLQEFDLELFIYQMTKDLINE
- a CDS encoding HPr family phosphocarrier protein; translation: MKEFSCKIVDPIGLHARPATLIVSTATKFKSDSKLIYNGREANLKSIMNIMALGVKHGAEITVKVSGEDETEAAKAIQSALEANGLI
- a CDS encoding phospholipase D-like domain-containing protein encodes the protein MNKKKLNLKNILIFIIQLLILCGIIAGIVMLFLNVNKLFAYLFLLLLYILNVIFVFIIYHQSREHESKFSWIYLVLLLPFIGHAAFIGYGLIFRNKYEIKINKLPQYNIKTYQNYLNLPSSDVNHNLKHMENINQNLILPANFEFFSEGYRFYDDLFNALKNATKNIYIVTYIIKKAEITQEFLDILQKKADAGVKIKWLIDDFGAMPSQKRNLKKLNKHPNIEIKLIGKIYYPFINAASFSRNHQKFIIIDNDVVFSGGNNISDEYASMSKKYGHWIDLNYRISGPYINSYIIHFIKFWKIIARKDIEILPSLYIPKPDMTYNNSALLVTDSPSYDYSEAELFFLKMIPNAKESIQIATPYFSITRALEKQIILALKSGVKVTIFFPGLPDKKLVYKIGLYQLSKLMEYGLEVKIYQDHFIHTKAGLIDNKHGWVGTNNWDSRSMFSQYETMDVFTGPAVDKLSEIFQNYENQSENVENLPQIHKKLNLIEKFLYDIIKPLI
- a CDS encoding DUF2188 domain-containing protein — translated: MADKILNEEKEVKELDAVWHVSQHPDGWKVIRQGGTKAIKTFDTQKEAIEYAKQLAKNNEGRILIHGRNGKIRDGKNFQEK
- a CDS encoding RpiB/LacA/LacB family sugar-phosphate isomerase, with the protein product MDNKKVVALASDHAGFKLKDELAQYLKTKGFDVVDLGPSTDAVSVSYALMGKELANYVDEAKPTFGIGVCGTGLGISYALNRHKHIRAARVTSVEDAHLAKQHNNANVLVFGGRQVSLDQAKAMVDEYLATQYEGGRHQARIDELDE